One genomic segment of Candidatus Hydrogenedentota bacterium includes these proteins:
- a CDS encoding exo-alpha-sialidase yields the protein MIVESSGTIFAAGPGRPNSSATFPLACVTRSGRWLCAFRGAPAKVPNAGQQVYLTWSDDCGATWREPFAPFSPPEVEGKAGLFRFAGLTRLKGGRLLAAINWVDFSNPDAPYFNDETEGLLDTKIFLAESEDDGATWSTPRLMDTAPFNVPTPLTGPILRFHDGLLVCQIELNKPYLDTAPWHHASVLLFSEDEGKTWPRHSVVTRDPENRIFYWDQRASILADDVLFDAFWTFDRSHATYLNIHTCHSRDEGLGWSPLKDTGVAGQPGPIFALEDGELAMPVVDRRGAPKITVRRSEDGGETWPDEDVIVVYDSAGASQTVDKGSMQDAWAEMYAFSVGLPNVAPLPGGGAVLVYYAGPETNNTGIHWAKIE from the coding sequence ATGATTGTCGAAAGCAGTGGAACCATATTCGCGGCGGGGCCCGGGCGGCCCAATTCCAGTGCCACCTTCCCCCTCGCCTGCGTCACCCGCTCCGGACGCTGGCTATGCGCCTTCCGGGGCGCCCCGGCGAAGGTTCCGAATGCCGGCCAGCAGGTCTACCTCACCTGGTCCGACGACTGTGGGGCCACGTGGCGCGAACCCTTCGCGCCGTTCTCGCCGCCCGAGGTGGAAGGTAAGGCGGGGCTTTTCCGTTTCGCCGGGCTGACGCGCCTGAAGGGCGGAAGACTGCTGGCGGCGATAAACTGGGTGGACTTTTCCAATCCGGACGCGCCTTACTTCAATGATGAGACCGAGGGGTTGCTGGACACGAAGATCTTTCTAGCGGAGTCGGAGGATGACGGCGCGACGTGGTCCACGCCCCGGTTGATGGATACGGCGCCTTTCAACGTGCCCACGCCGCTGACCGGTCCGATTCTTCGATTCCACGACGGGCTCCTGGTCTGCCAGATCGAACTCAACAAGCCGTATCTTGATACAGCACCCTGGCACCATGCTTCAGTGCTGCTTTTTTCCGAGGACGAGGGCAAGACCTGGCCCCGCCACAGTGTGGTGACCCGCGACCCGGAAAATCGCATTTTCTACTGGGATCAGCGGGCCTCGATTCTGGCCGACGACGTACTTTTCGACGCCTTCTGGACCTTCGACCGGAGCCATGCGACCTATTTGAACATTCATACCTGTCATTCCCGCGACGAGGGCCTGGGCTGGAGTCCGCTCAAGGACACTGGCGTTGCGGGGCAGCCGGGGCCGATCTTCGCGCTGGAAGATGGGGAGCTGGCGATGCCCGTGGTGGATCGAAGGGGCGCGCCGAAGATTACCGTCCGCCGCAGTGAAGACGGGGGCGAGACGTGGCCGGACGAAGATGTGATTGTGGTGTACGACTCCGCGGGCGCCTCGCAAACGGTCGATAAAGGGAGTATGCAGGATGCCTGGGCCGAGATGTATGCCTTCTCAGTGGGCCTGCCCAATGTGGCGCCGCTGCCGGGCGGCGGTGCGGTACTGGTTTACTATGCCGGGCCCGAGACCAACAACACGGGGATTCACTGGGCTAAGATAGAGTAG
- a CDS encoding molybdopterin molybdotransferase MoeA: MIRYEDAVARVLQTAWLLEPERIPLATALNRVLAESVFADLDMPPFNKSSMDGYACRAIDAFTPLHVLEHVPAGQVPRFAITPGSCSKVMTGAPIPDGADCVLIVEEMEELSADQVRFTGSQPRSHIVPRGDDLRAGDRVLESGTLLRPQHLPVLASVGCTEPLVRRCPRVAVIATGDELVSPTVAPGPGQIRNSNSAQLTALALEAGARARDLGIVHDNESDLRAAWERALADHDVVLSTGGVSMGDYDLVPDILKHHGFETHFDRVAIQPGKPVLFATHPDKACFGLSGNPVSSFLQFMLFAEPFLRKLQGTTSQARVVPLVLGETFTRRNPGRMGWVPVRIDEAGRVRAIEFHGSAHINAFTTADGLIAFPMDVDTLQEGDVVPVRLL; the protein is encoded by the coding sequence ATGATTCGTTACGAAGACGCCGTCGCCCGCGTTCTACAGACGGCCTGGCTGCTTGAACCCGAGCGCATCCCTCTGGCCACCGCGCTGAATCGAGTCCTCGCCGAATCCGTCTTCGCCGACCTCGATATGCCCCCCTTTAACAAGTCCTCCATGGATGGATACGCCTGCCGCGCAATCGACGCTTTCACGCCCCTGCATGTCTTGGAGCATGTACCGGCGGGCCAGGTGCCCCGCTTTGCCATCACGCCCGGTTCGTGCTCGAAGGTCATGACCGGTGCGCCGATCCCCGACGGGGCCGACTGCGTCCTTATCGTGGAAGAGATGGAGGAGCTGAGCGCCGATCAGGTCCGCTTTACGGGCAGCCAGCCGCGCAGCCATATCGTCCCCCGGGGCGACGACCTTCGCGCGGGGGATCGGGTGCTCGAATCGGGCACCCTGCTTCGACCGCAACACTTGCCCGTACTGGCTTCCGTCGGCTGCACCGAGCCCCTCGTTCGTCGGTGCCCGAGGGTTGCCGTAATTGCCACGGGCGATGAACTCGTATCGCCCACAGTCGCACCCGGCCCAGGGCAAATCCGCAACAGCAACAGCGCCCAGCTCACGGCCCTGGCCCTGGAGGCAGGCGCGCGGGCGCGTGACCTCGGGATCGTGCATGACAACGAGTCAGACCTCCGCGCCGCGTGGGAGCGTGCACTGGCTGATCACGATGTGGTCCTCAGCACGGGCGGGGTCTCCATGGGGGACTACGACCTCGTGCCGGATATTCTCAAGCATCACGGATTCGAAACGCATTTTGACCGCGTGGCCATCCAGCCGGGGAAACCAGTGCTCTTCGCCACCCACCCCGACAAAGCGTGCTTTGGCCTCTCGGGCAACCCGGTTTCCAGTTTCCTCCAGTTCATGCTCTTCGCTGAGCCCTTTCTGCGCAAGCTCCAGGGTACCACAAGCCAGGCGCGCGTCGTCCCGCTGGTACTGGGGGAAACCTTTACCCGTCGCAATCCTGGCCGGATGGGCTGGGTACCCGTGCGCATCGACGAAGCCGGCCGGGTTCGGGCCATCGAGTTTCACGGCTCCGCCCATATCAACGCCTTCACTACCGCCGATGGCCTCATCGCATTTCCTATGGACGTGGACACGCTCCAAGAGGGCGATGTGGTCCCAGTGCGTTTATTGTGA
- a CDS encoding RNA-binding protein: protein MNIYAGNLSYSVTDEDLKEIFGAYGEVSRANVISDRETGRSKGFGFVEMPVDAEAKQAIDSLNGKDIKGRSINVNEARPRPERPQRAPRRY, encoded by the coding sequence ATGAATATCTACGCAGGGAATTTATCGTACTCGGTAACGGATGAGGACTTGAAGGAGATCTTCGGGGCATATGGCGAGGTATCCCGCGCCAATGTCATCAGCGATCGCGAAACCGGGCGCTCCAAGGGCTTCGGCTTCGTCGAAATGCCCGTGGACGCCGAAGCGAAACAGGCCATTGATTCGCTTAACGGCAAGGACATCAAAGGGCGCAGTATTAACGTGAACGAGGCGCGCCCCCGTCCTGAACGCCCGCAACGGGCTCCGCGCCGCTACTAA
- a CDS encoding molybdenum cofactor synthesis protein, with the protein MTQSISPVTSALTTIGLSIAEAKGQPHTPAAQLRVTRNGIEGDRHAGPGLRQISFMHVDVVATRFPDAAQDQRAGLGQENILLDGEGLGEVRLLDTLEFGDALLEITQIGKRVNESGRELCGSESKCLLGDFGVFARVVHGGTIEADHNILHQRRVLRAHIITVSDRASRGEYEDKSGPAATELVERWCRDNHWTPWIETQVIADEVSAIEMALANARESQVDLVITTGGTGVGPRDITPDVVARHADKLIPGIMDYIRLKHGERMPLALTSRSIAAVMGSSLVYTLPGSVKAIPEYLEEIFKTMEHMLFLLKGVAPH; encoded by the coding sequence ATGACCCAAAGTATCTCGCCAGTCACAAGCGCTCTGACGACTATCGGTCTGAGCATCGCTGAAGCCAAAGGCCAGCCCCACACACCCGCCGCCCAACTTCGCGTCACGCGCAACGGCATCGAGGGCGACCGCCATGCGGGGCCCGGCTTGCGCCAGATCAGTTTCATGCATGTGGATGTGGTCGCGACCCGATTCCCGGACGCGGCACAGGATCAAAGGGCGGGTCTTGGCCAGGAGAACATTCTCCTCGATGGCGAGGGCCTCGGCGAGGTCCGGTTGCTCGACACCCTCGAATTCGGCGACGCCCTCCTTGAAATTACCCAAATCGGCAAGCGGGTCAATGAATCGGGACGTGAACTCTGCGGTTCGGAGAGCAAATGTCTCCTGGGCGATTTCGGGGTCTTCGCGCGCGTCGTCCACGGCGGAACCATTGAGGCCGACCACAACATCCTGCACCAGCGGCGCGTGCTCCGCGCCCATATCATCACCGTGAGCGATCGGGCGAGTCGCGGGGAATACGAGGATAAGAGCGGCCCCGCGGCAACGGAACTGGTGGAGCGCTGGTGTCGCGATAACCACTGGACCCCCTGGATCGAAACCCAGGTCATTGCCGATGAGGTATCGGCCATTGAGATGGCCCTCGCCAACGCCAGGGAAAGTCAGGTCGACCTGGTCATCACCACCGGCGGCACCGGCGTCGGCCCCAGGGACATCACCCCGGACGTGGTGGCGAGGCACGCCGATAAGCTCATTCCCGGCATCATGGACTACATTCGCCTGAAGCATGGCGAACGCATGCCCCTCGCCCTCACCAGTCGAAGCATCGCGGCGGTGATGGGCTCCAGCCTGGTCTATACCTTGCCGGGTAGCGTGAAGGCCATCCCGGAATATCTGGAAGAAATATTCAAGACCATGGAGCACATGCTCTTCCTCCTTAAAGGTGTTGCCCCCCACTGA